A region of Deinococcus terrestris DNA encodes the following proteins:
- a CDS encoding polyphosphate kinase 2 family protein has protein sequence MNTEPYLVSPGTPVSLDHWDPGDKGGWNKGEGSARLELLLNDLAGLQERLYAEGQQALLIVLQARDAGGKDGTVKKVIGAFNPSGVHIANFKAPTSEEQAHDFLWRVHARVPRLGMIGVFNRSHYEDVLVPRVLGGLDDAATARRLAHIRGFEALLTDARVRVVKFYLHVSAEEQRKRLQARLDDPTKHWKFDPADLQAREAWDDYTQAYQDVLSTSSPEAPWYVIPADHKWFRNLLIAELLVQTLRHMNPQYPAPTFDPAGLRVP, from the coding sequence ATGAACACTGAACCTTACTTGGTATCACCCGGAACCCCTGTTTCTCTGGATCACTGGGACCCCGGCGACAAGGGCGGATGGAACAAGGGGGAAGGCAGCGCCCGACTTGAACTCCTGCTCAACGACCTCGCTGGGCTTCAGGAACGCCTGTATGCCGAGGGTCAGCAGGCCCTGCTGATCGTGTTGCAGGCCCGTGACGCCGGGGGCAAGGACGGCACGGTGAAGAAGGTCATCGGGGCTTTCAATCCAAGCGGCGTCCACATCGCCAACTTCAAGGCGCCTACTTCGGAGGAACAGGCCCACGATTTCCTGTGGCGGGTCCACGCCCGGGTGCCTCGCCTGGGGATGATCGGCGTATTTAACCGCAGCCATTACGAGGACGTGCTGGTGCCGCGCGTGCTCGGCGGGCTGGATGATGCGGCCACTGCCCGTCGCCTGGCGCATATTCGCGGTTTCGAGGCCCTGCTGACCGACGCCCGCGTCCGCGTGGTCAAGTTCTATCTGCACGTCAGCGCCGAGGAGCAGCGCAAGCGGTTGCAGGCGCGGCTGGACGACCCCACCAAACACTGGAAATTCGACCCTGCCGATCTCCAGGCACGCGAAGCCTGGGATGACTACACGCAGGCCTATCAGGACGTGCTGAGCACCAGTTCTCCGGAAGCCCCCTGGTATGTCATTCCGGCCGACCACAAGTGGTTCCGCAATCTGCTGATCGCTGAGCTTCTGGTACAGACGCTGCGCCATATGA
- a CDS encoding M20/M25/M40 family metallo-hydrolase — protein sequence MTPSDLTPHIERGLADLRDLVTLESVSAQGRMLPETAAFVTRLLEAEGFTVCEYPGEVAPVLVAEAGEGPATLLIYNHYDVQPEDPLELWDTPPFALTERDGRLYGRGASDDKGEFASRLAAVRAVRERHGGRLPLRVRWLIEGEEEVGSPSVERFVEKHAEELRADGCWWEFGSIDPEGRPVMYLGLKGIMCVELRCRVADSDLHSSLGAVVDNPLYRLARAVASLRDETGRVTIPGFHDDVREPSPADREAVARVPGDRESVRGTYGVTRPLATGAAYHERLNLHSVINVNGWGGGYQGEGSKTVLPAAGFVKLDFRLVPDQDPARVLALLRSHLDAQGLGDVEIVELEAHQKPARADADHPFVRACVEAAREAHGTDPIVNPSSGGSGPMHPFGAFLGVPCVALGIGNVGERVHAPNENILREHFGKGVAFGAALLERLGRGLG from the coding sequence GTGACCCCCTCTGACCTGACCCCCCATATCGAGCGTGGTCTCGCGGACCTGCGCGACCTCGTGACCCTGGAGAGCGTCTCGGCGCAGGGGCGGATGCTGCCCGAGACGGCGGCCTTCGTGACCCGGCTGCTGGAGGCCGAGGGGTTCACCGTGTGTGAGTACCCCGGCGAGGTCGCGCCCGTGCTGGTGGCCGAGGCGGGCGAGGGTCCGGCCACCCTGCTGATCTACAACCATTACGACGTGCAGCCCGAGGACCCGCTGGAGTTGTGGGACACGCCGCCCTTCGCCCTGACCGAGCGCGATGGGCGGCTCTACGGGCGCGGCGCGTCGGACGACAAGGGCGAATTCGCCTCGCGGCTGGCAGCGGTGCGGGCGGTGCGGGAGCGGCACGGCGGGCGCCTGCCCCTGCGGGTGCGCTGGCTGATCGAGGGTGAGGAGGAGGTCGGCAGCCCCAGCGTGGAGCGCTTCGTGGAGAAGCACGCGGAGGAACTGCGGGCCGACGGGTGCTGGTGGGAGTTCGGCTCCATTGACCCCGAGGGGCGCCCGGTGATGTACCTAGGCCTCAAGGGCATCATGTGCGTGGAACTGCGCTGCCGGGTGGCCGACTCCGACCTGCACAGCAGTCTGGGGGCGGTGGTGGACAATCCCCTGTACCGCCTGGCCCGTGCGGTGGCCTCCTTGCGTGACGAGACCGGGCGCGTAACGATTCCCGGCTTCCACGACGATGTGCGCGAGCCGTCGCCCGCCGACCGGGAGGCGGTGGCCCGCGTTCCCGGCGACAGGGAGAGTGTGCGGGGCACCTACGGGGTCACCCGGCCCCTGGCGACCGGGGCGGCCTACCACGAGCGCCTGAATCTTCACTCCGTCATCAACGTGAACGGCTGGGGCGGCGGGTATCAGGGCGAGGGAAGCAAGACGGTCCTTCCGGCGGCGGGCTTCGTCAAGCTGGACTTTCGGCTGGTGCCCGATCAGGACCCGGCGCGGGTGCTGGCGCTGCTGCGGTCGCACCTCGACGCGCAGGGGCTGGGCGACGTGGAGATCGTGGAACTGGAAGCCCACCAGAAGCCCGCCCGCGCCGACGCCGATCACCCCTTCGTGCGGGCCTGCGTGGAGGCGGCGCGGGAGGCACACGGTACCGATCCCATCGTCAACCCCAGTAGCGGTGGCAGCGGGCCGATGCATCCTTTTGGGGCCTTCCTGGGGGTGCCGTGCGTGGCGCTGGGGATCGGCAACGTGGGCGAGCGGGTGCACGCGCCGAACGAGAACATCCTGCGCGAGCACTTCGGGAAGGGCGTGGCCTTTGGGGCAGCGCTGCTGGAGCGGCTGGGGCGGGGGTTGGGGTAA
- a CDS encoding nucleotidyltransferase domain-containing protein, which translates to MTGEPDLSFILHGVHRRLLAEELTQALPAGVLGFRVGGSVARGTARPTSDLDLWLYWPQARPFETEERAEILIERHGHTLERAWREVEEGSDLTLLGWAESRVLHDPGGDLARIQAEVRRRLAAYCTPEAERRRLRHWLTSTLGKLEGAAPDQATFLTRTTLWTLAEALCAVNDHSPPAVTRMWELLPELPIQPQGDWLARLLSGQDEVQAFREVAGWVLVRL; encoded by the coding sequence GTGACGGGTGAGCCTGACCTTTCCTTCATTCTCCATGGGGTTCACCGACGCCTGCTGGCTGAAGAGCTGACGCAGGCCCTCCCGGCGGGGGTGCTGGGCTTCCGGGTCGGCGGCTCCGTGGCGCGGGGCACCGCCCGCCCCACCTCCGACCTCGACCTGTGGCTCTACTGGCCCCAGGCGCGGCCTTTCGAGACAGAGGAGCGTGCGGAAATCCTGATTGAGCGGCATGGGCACACGCTGGAGCGGGCGTGGCGGGAGGTGGAAGAGGGTTCTGACCTGACGCTCCTGGGGTGGGCTGAGAGCCGCGTCCTCCACGACCCTGGCGGCGACCTCGCCCGGATTCAGGCCGAGGTGCGGCGGCGATTGGCGGCCTACTGTACCCCAGAGGCCGAGCGGCGCAGGCTGCGGCACTGGCTGACCTCCACCCTGGGCAAGCTGGAAGGTGCGGCTCCTGATCAGGCGACCTTCCTGACCCGCACGACCCTCTGGACTCTGGCCGAGGCGCTGTGCGCCGTGAACGACCACTCCCCTCCTGCTGTCACCCGGATGTGGGAACTGTTGCCGGAATTGCCCATTCAGCCCCAGGGAGACTGGCTGGCCCGTCTGCTGAGCGGGCAGGACGAGGTGCAGGCGTTCCGGGAAGTGGCCGGGTGGGTGCTGGTCCGGCTCTGA
- the galE gene encoding UDP-glucose 4-epimerase GalE — protein sequence MKLLVVGGAGYIGSHTVRQLRGAGHEVVVLDNLSSGHREALLEGVKLVQVDLLDAEGLRAALAAHQPDAVIHFAALIEVGESMGAPGRYYRNNVVGSLNLLEAIAQTRVVPLVFSSTAAVYGTTDDVPIPEDAPLRPESVYGETKLMTERMIHAFHAAHGLPFVVLRYFNVCGAAPGGEIGEDHANKTHLIELACLTALGQREKMKVFGDDYPTPDGTCIRDYIHVQDLADAHVLAVEALERGQMTAATYNVGLGHGFSVREVLDAVDAVITEDGLPVLPRELAPRRAGDPPRLVADARRIVQDLGFKPQFMDLKEIVRTAWEWHRRHPHGFEG from the coding sequence ATGAAGCTGCTGGTCGTCGGGGGAGCGGGATACATCGGGTCACACACTGTGCGGCAACTGCGGGGGGCCGGGCACGAGGTCGTGGTGCTGGACAACCTCAGCAGCGGGCACCGAGAAGCACTGCTGGAAGGGGTAAAGCTGGTGCAGGTGGACCTGCTGGACGCAGAAGGGCTGCGGGCGGCGCTGGCCGCGCACCAGCCTGACGCCGTCATCCACTTCGCTGCGCTGATCGAGGTGGGCGAGAGCATGGGCGCACCGGGCCGCTACTACCGCAACAATGTGGTGGGCAGCCTCAACCTGCTGGAAGCCATCGCGCAGACGCGGGTGGTGCCGCTCGTCTTTTCCTCCACGGCCGCCGTGTACGGCACCACCGACGACGTGCCCATTCCCGAGGACGCCCCCCTGCGCCCCGAAAGCGTCTACGGCGAAACCAAGCTGATGACCGAGCGCATGATCCACGCCTTCCACGCCGCGCACGGCCTGCCGTTCGTGGTGTTGCGGTATTTCAACGTGTGCGGAGCCGCGCCGGGGGGCGAGATCGGGGAGGACCATGCCAACAAGACCCACCTGATCGAGCTCGCCTGCCTGACCGCTCTGGGCCAGCGCGAGAAGATGAAGGTCTTCGGGGACGACTACCCCACCCCCGACGGCACCTGCATTCGCGATTACATCCACGTGCAGGACCTCGCCGACGCGCACGTGCTGGCGGTCGAGGCGCTGGAACGCGGTCAGATGACGGCCGCGACCTACAACGTGGGCCTGGGCCACGGCTTTTCCGTCCGGGAGGTGCTCGACGCGGTCGACGCGGTGATTACCGAAGATGGCCTGCCTGTCCTGCCACGTGAACTCGCCCCACGCCGTGCGGGCGATCCGCCCCGCCTCGTCGCCGACGCCCGGCGCATCGTGCAAGATCTGGGCTTCAAACCGCAGTTCATGGATCTGAAGGAAATCGTGCGGACCGCCTGGGAGTGGCACCGGCGCCATCCGCACGGCTTCGAGGGGTGA